One Echinicola strongylocentroti DNA window includes the following coding sequences:
- a CDS encoding FecR family protein: MNEQDYIHIYTQLILKSLKGTLEEVERDRLEDWLSQSQENRDFYERISQEHLLEEEMAFFSSIDSKGAFGKLKQHLPSSGKRENQEKKWWIRYAAAAAMLAVVIMGWGIYGGWLSIAPPTDQGTLATVDVEPGTDKAILILPDGEEILLEGAAEGTLKEDNGITVDKRLDQVIFNVRKDYTTPESKVNKIFVPKGGKYQVVLADGTKVWLNSASSLAFPSNFTGSSRTVTLKGEGYFEVAHDPEVPFIVQANDTEVKVLGTHFNINTYENEPLTKTTLLEGSVEVSHKDKSKVISPGEQALSNGQLSVSKIDTRQVVAWKDGLFMFKRTKLEDILRQLERWYAIKVSFDGDIPEKHFSGTISMDTNLSKVLGMLEMSGAIDFELKNGTVYVKNTTH, encoded by the coding sequence ATGAACGAGCAAGATTATATTCATATATATACTCAGCTTATCCTAAAGAGCCTTAAGGGAACACTGGAGGAAGTCGAGCGCGACCGTTTGGAGGATTGGCTTTCCCAGAGCCAAGAGAACAGGGATTTTTATGAGCGTATCAGCCAAGAGCATTTACTGGAAGAAGAGATGGCTTTCTTCTCTTCCATAGATTCCAAAGGGGCCTTTGGCAAGCTGAAGCAGCACCTTCCATCCAGCGGCAAGAGAGAAAATCAAGAGAAAAAATGGTGGATCCGCTATGCAGCAGCGGCAGCGATGTTGGCAGTGGTGATAATGGGCTGGGGGATATACGGTGGATGGTTGTCCATTGCGCCGCCTACCGACCAAGGAACGCTGGCTACCGTAGATGTGGAGCCGGGAACGGACAAAGCCATTTTGATCCTCCCAGATGGGGAAGAGATCCTTCTTGAAGGAGCTGCAGAAGGGACGTTAAAGGAGGATAATGGCATCACTGTCGACAAACGGCTTGATCAAGTGATATTTAATGTAAGGAAAGACTATACCACTCCCGAAAGCAAAGTAAATAAGATTTTTGTGCCAAAGGGAGGCAAATACCAAGTGGTGTTGGCAGACGGGACCAAGGTCTGGCTTAACAGTGCCTCGTCCTTGGCTTTTCCGTCCAATTTTACCGGATCATCCCGAACAGTGACGCTTAAGGGAGAAGGTTATTTTGAAGTCGCCCACGATCCTGAAGTACCTTTTATCGTCCAGGCCAACGATACTGAAGTGAAGGTACTGGGCACGCATTTTAACATCAACACCTATGAAAACGAGCCCTTGACAAAGACCACCTTATTGGAAGGGAGCGTCGAGGTTTCCCATAAAGATAAGAGCAAGGTCATCTCACCTGGAGAACAAGCGCTCTCAAATGGCCAGCTTTCGGTAAGTAAGATAGACACTCGACAGGTGGTGGCTTGGAAGGATGGCCTATTTATGTTCAAGCGTACCAAGCTTGAGGATATTTTGAGGCAATTGGAACGATGGTATGCCATCAAGGTCTCTTTTGATGGAGATATTCCCGAAAAGCATTTTAGTGGCACCATATCGATGGATACCAATCTGTCCAAGGTATTGGGCATGCTGGAAATGTCTGGGGCAATTGATTTTGAACTTAAAAACGGAACAGTCTATGTAAAAAACACCACTCACTAA
- a CDS encoding RagB/SusD family nutrient uptake outer membrane protein, producing MNIKIMSLGLLVLMLASACGNQLDLYPRSAVSSESDLTEDDVESFLIGVYQSVQNDPGRESYILPDLVGGDLNSAGSTNGGGTNAFISNILRPEHGYVNSSWKGYYEALYQVNTLIANVKEMTPSDRINQVNGTAHYFRAYIYYNLLIKFGGVPIIRENTQEKLPRNSAEEVWQFIEEDLSVAIEQAPDFNGELGGDFNYVSSQAAKALMARAKLGQGKMDEAATLAEELINSPYLSLDSFDKMFRRQDNSELIFAFVNLTIESSINLSTLFYTYAHPQSGSYVFKPNPWAMEMFSGSDLRAEVSVDTYDGLDVVNKYPSGQTGTDQLNVSRLAEMYLISAEAQGLAGLDRLNELREARGLTPVSPSNEEDYLELVLEERRRELFAEGFRWVDLVRTGKAVEELGIQQRETLMPIPETELLLNEKLEQNPGY from the coding sequence ATGAATATAAAAATAATGTCCCTAGGCCTGCTGGTACTTATGCTTGCCAGTGCCTGTGGTAATCAGTTGGACCTTTATCCGCGGTCGGCCGTCTCTTCGGAATCTGACCTTACCGAAGATGATGTGGAATCGTTCCTGATCGGTGTCTATCAGTCTGTTCAGAACGATCCTGGAAGAGAATCGTACATTTTGCCCGATCTGGTGGGGGGAGACCTCAATTCTGCCGGGTCTACCAATGGCGGCGGTACCAATGCCTTTATCAGCAATATCCTTCGCCCAGAGCACGGGTATGTCAACAGTTCCTGGAAAGGATACTACGAGGCACTCTATCAGGTAAATACCCTGATCGCCAATGTCAAGGAGATGACTCCTTCCGATAGGATCAATCAGGTAAACGGAACGGCGCACTACTTCAGGGCCTATATCTATTATAATTTATTGATCAAATTTGGCGGTGTACCGATCATCAGGGAAAATACCCAAGAAAAGTTGCCAAGGAATTCGGCCGAGGAGGTTTGGCAATTTATCGAGGAGGACCTGTCAGTGGCCATCGAACAAGCTCCGGATTTCAACGGTGAACTGGGCGGTGATTTCAACTATGTGTCCAGCCAAGCAGCCAAAGCCCTGATGGCCCGTGCCAAGCTGGGGCAGGGAAAAATGGACGAAGCGGCTACCTTGGCCGAAGAACTGATCAATTCGCCCTATCTCAGCTTGGATAGTTTTGATAAAATGTTCAGGAGACAGGATAACAGTGAGTTGATTTTTGCTTTTGTAAATCTCACCATTGAGTCCAGCATCAACCTTTCCACGCTGTTTTACACCTATGCCCATCCCCAGAGTGGTTCGTATGTTTTCAAGCCCAACCCTTGGGCGATGGAAATGTTCTCCGGATCGGATTTACGGGCGGAAGTTTCTGTGGATACCTATGATGGACTGGACGTGGTCAATAAATACCCCAGTGGCCAGACCGGTACAGACCAGCTCAACGTGAGCAGGCTGGCCGAGATGTACTTGATCAGTGCAGAGGCGCAGGGACTGGCAGGACTCGATCGGCTCAATGAACTTCGGGAAGCCCGCGGACTAACGCCGGTGTCACCTTCCAACGAGGAGGACTACCTTGAGCTGGTTTTGGAAGAGAGGAGAAGGGAGCTTTTTGCCGAAGGCTTCAGATGGGTGGACTTGGTACGGACGGGAAAGGCCGTGGAAGAATTGGGCATACAGCAGCGCGAAACCCTCATGCCCATACCGGAGACGGAGTTGTTGTTAAATGAAAAACTGGAACAAAACCCGGGATATTGA
- a CDS encoding RagB/SusD family nutrient uptake outer membrane protein, whose protein sequence is MKKVICIIVSVFILSGCETFLDKTDPTATSFTEFFNDEDDLRRVTYSSFYDVFTHHSNRRSLLYMLDGRSDNAYARDFSDHHQAIANGTLNASNVGMEYYYATYMKHVGRLNTYIDNISEPYVEDESIRTRYENILKGLRMWHYFRLTFYWGDVPFTLEPADLDDARQPAMPKEEILETIFPMAEEIANQLPMDEYTSNKYMFNQLSLKAVIMRYALYHGRYELAARMAKEIMDSGNYSLHPNYGDLFQYEAASNNDEFIVHLDEESHSGSTSYSFRDLGPHFRTGNGQSYCVPLKSLVDSYWTKQGRTIENCPLHTKEEYELDPDLNRDPRYQASIMGHGDEFYGETIDIYNSNNPMFYENQRASKSGYWFKKFVSENDAFRNGNMEYGLLRYAEVLLTYAEAKIMMGEVDALTKECINQVRERAGLDMSVANVTLPTFSSYGQEEWIDLVRNERRVEFAGEGLRYADILRWRIAEEVLNESALGHTRKENGQVTSLKIEDRTFSNHQYQWPFPESSLKVNPGLRQNPGY, encoded by the coding sequence ATGAAAAAAGTAATTTGTATAATCGTTTCCGTTTTTATCCTTTCGGGGTGTGAAACCTTTCTGGACAAGACCGATCCAACGGCTACCTCATTTACGGAATTCTTCAATGATGAAGACGACCTCAGAAGGGTTACCTATAGTAGTTTTTATGACGTCTTTACCCATCACAGCAATAGAAGGAGCTTACTGTATATGCTGGATGGTCGATCTGACAATGCATACGCCAGGGATTTTAGCGACCACCACCAAGCCATCGCCAATGGAACCCTGAATGCCAGTAACGTTGGGATGGAGTATTATTATGCGACCTATATGAAGCATGTGGGCCGGCTCAACACGTATATCGATAATATCAGCGAACCCTATGTAGAAGATGAAAGCATCAGGACCCGATATGAAAATATCCTGAAAGGTCTGAGGATGTGGCATTACTTTAGACTCACGTTCTACTGGGGAGATGTGCCCTTTACGCTGGAGCCGGCTGACCTCGATGATGCCAGGCAGCCAGCGATGCCCAAGGAGGAAATTTTGGAAACCATCTTTCCTATGGCAGAGGAAATAGCCAATCAGCTCCCCATGGATGAATACACCTCCAACAAATATATGTTTAACCAATTGTCCCTGAAAGCCGTGATCATGCGTTATGCCCTGTACCACGGACGGTATGAGCTGGCCGCCCGAATGGCCAAGGAAATTATGGACAGTGGAAACTATAGCTTGCACCCAAATTACGGGGATCTTTTCCAGTATGAAGCGGCCTCCAACAACGATGAATTTATTGTGCACTTGGACGAAGAGAGCCACAGCGGAAGCACTTCTTATTCCTTCAGGGATTTGGGGCCGCACTTCCGTACAGGCAATGGCCAGTCCTATTGCGTGCCGTTGAAATCCCTGGTGGACAGCTACTGGACCAAGCAAGGAAGGACTATCGAGAACTGCCCACTTCACACCAAGGAAGAGTATGAGCTAGACCCAGACCTGAACAGGGACCCACGCTATCAAGCTTCTATCATGGGGCATGGGGATGAATTCTACGGGGAAACCATCGATATCTACAACTCCAATAATCCGATGTTTTACGAAAACCAAAGGGCTAGTAAATCGGGCTATTGGTTTAAGAAGTTTGTTTCTGAAAATGATGCATTCAGAAATGGCAACATGGAATACGGTTTATTGAGGTATGCGGAAGTACTGTTGACCTATGCGGAAGCCAAGATCATGATGGGGGAAGTGGATGCATTGACCAAAGAATGCATCAATCAAGTCAGGGAGCGAGCTGGACTGGACATGAGTGTGGCCAATGTGACCCTTCCTACCTTTAGCAGCTATGGCCAAGAGGAATGGATCGACTTGGTACGGAATGAAAGAAGGGTTGAGTTTGCAGGAGAAGGCTTGCGCTACGCAGACATTCTGCGGTGGAGAATAGCCGAAGAGGTGCTGAACGAGTCAGCATTAGGCCATACACGAAAAGAAAATGGACAGGTGACCAGTCTCAAGATTGAAGACAGGACGTTTTCCAACCATCAGTACCAATGGCCATTTCCTGAAAGTAGCTTAAAAGTAAACCCAGGCTTACGTCAGAATCCCGGGTATTGA
- a CDS encoding RNA polymerase sigma-70 factor, translating to MKKMNDQTSIFPIGPKPTLEEVFYNFHKKLVYFCFQFVQDKDLAEDIVQEVFIQFAQKEELLEHEIPYIQNYLFKAVKNRSINALRDQKHNLGIDDGMAEISNQDQSIVQRMIHSEVLNELYAAMEALPEGCRRISTLGFLEGKSNQEIADQLGVSINTVKTQKQRGLKLLRLRLNPEVLYVLVLLINC from the coding sequence ATGAAAAAAATGAATGACCAGACCAGTATATTTCCAATAGGCCCCAAGCCTACACTGGAAGAGGTGTTTTATAATTTTCATAAGAAACTGGTCTATTTTTGTTTTCAATTTGTCCAAGACAAAGATCTCGCTGAGGACATCGTGCAGGAAGTATTTATCCAGTTTGCGCAAAAGGAGGAGCTTCTGGAGCATGAAATACCGTATATCCAAAACTACCTTTTTAAAGCTGTCAAGAACAGGAGTATCAATGCCCTTCGTGATCAAAAACACAATTTGGGAATAGATGATGGAATGGCGGAGATATCGAACCAAGACCAGTCCATCGTCCAGCGGATGATCCACTCAGAGGTGTTGAATGAGCTCTATGCTGCGATGGAAGCACTTCCTGAAGGATGCAGGAGAATTTCCACTTTAGGTTTTTTGGAAGGGAAGTCCAACCAGGAAATAGCCGACCAACTCGGGGTATCTATCAATACCGTAAAAACCCAAAAGCAACGGGGACTTAAACTCTTGCGGTTACGCCTAAATCCGGAAGTCTTATACGTTCTTGTTTTGTTAATTAATTGTTAA
- a CDS encoding TonB-dependent receptor, whose product MKWTLILCLSLVFQVTAKVHSQDLTLKAQGLPLIEVMEMIESQSEYRFVFNDETVSQSRPVYVDVKSGSLETTLTKVFSNQPFTYQLVDTYIVIKPKTTDDPAAITVTGTVISTDGEPLPGATVRVKGGSKGTVTDLDGKFTFNGLSENAILVISFIGYDPQEIPVNGRSKLAVTLRPSENDLSEIVVIGYGQQDRKEVTSAISNFRPDEKNFRQVMGPDQMMQGRMPGVHVGAGAGTPGSNIRVSIRGIGSLSGQNEPLYVVDGIPLVNHNAALFNLGEGMNPLSELNPNDIESIEVLKDAASAAIYGSRATNGVVIITTKSGKVGQSSLNIQTNFGVQYLPNLDKLKMADSDLYLEVLNEARYNYNEQNGYSPGDGNFVDYMEDPYPGLPDTDWLDLVLRDALVSNVNVSFSSGSEKTKLYISGGYLNQEGVLKTNDYKKYNAKINVTHQAVNWLEIGTNTNLSFSRNHRVPNGTYGSSIFLRSMGQRPFDRPYKPNGEYYVGGTDELVYHNNMQIINEQNTKLDNYRMLGNAYADIKFSPSFHLKNTFGLDAIYTEDYLYYTDEHPYGAGQGRLLDERRMMTNGLIENTLYFDHTFGKLTVNALVGHSYQKVTTSTNYIDGRGFPSPSFDVLSVASEIANATSGFGENALESYYSRANLSWEDKYLLSLSIRADGSSKFSPEKRYGSFPSISAGWNVSDEDFWKFSQTDLKLRASYGATGNQDGIGSYAYQALMSGGANYGGNSGLSISTFGNPNLTWETANQFDVGIDLGLWSGKANISADYFIKNTENLLYNMPIHATSGFSSVTSNIGSMRNTGLEFLFDYNQQFGELQWQSSFNISFIQNELTSLLGDDPLLIGANRTLQVGEEVGSFYMYKMLGIFQTDEEVPEQLYDQGVRAGDVHYEDVNGDGIINVDDRQIIGTSNPDFYGGWSNTFQYKNFDLSAFLTFSQGSEIYATWRITTDRLGSGRQGFREEPALERWTGPGTSNEVPRAIHGTGYNTYNSSRFLEDASFLRLRTLSLGYSLPQSILDKLQMSKLRVFVQGENLYLFSNYSGLDPEVSKNYDARFMADDNMNLPQPRTIRLGLNAAF is encoded by the coding sequence ATGAAATGGACACTAATCTTATGCTTATCACTCGTCTTTCAGGTAACGGCCAAGGTCCATTCCCAGGATTTGACGCTAAAAGCCCAAGGGCTTCCACTGATAGAAGTGATGGAAATGATAGAATCGCAATCCGAATACCGGTTTGTGTTCAATGATGAAACAGTAAGCCAATCCCGCCCCGTGTATGTGGACGTGAAGAGCGGATCCCTCGAAACCACACTGACGAAGGTCTTCAGCAACCAACCTTTTACCTACCAGCTGGTGGATACCTATATTGTCATCAAGCCAAAGACCACTGATGATCCAGCAGCTATAACGGTTACTGGTACGGTAATCAGCACGGATGGAGAGCCGCTGCCCGGTGCGACCGTTCGGGTGAAGGGAGGCTCTAAAGGAACAGTCACTGATTTGGATGGGAAATTCACCTTCAATGGGTTGTCCGAAAATGCCATATTGGTCATTTCCTTTATCGGGTATGATCCCCAGGAAATCCCTGTAAATGGCCGTAGTAAACTAGCGGTTACCCTTCGGCCCTCAGAAAACGATCTCTCAGAAATCGTGGTCATTGGCTATGGTCAGCAGGACAGAAAGGAAGTGACCAGTGCCATCTCCAACTTCCGGCCAGATGAAAAGAACTTCAGACAGGTAATGGGGCCAGATCAGATGATGCAGGGAAGGATGCCGGGAGTCCATGTCGGTGCTGGAGCGGGCACACCCGGTAGTAATATCCGTGTGAGTATTCGCGGTATAGGTTCCTTAAGTGGACAAAATGAACCCCTCTATGTAGTAGATGGTATTCCGTTGGTCAACCATAATGCAGCGCTTTTTAACCTCGGAGAAGGCATGAACCCGCTGTCCGAGCTTAATCCGAATGACATCGAATCCATCGAAGTGCTTAAAGATGCCGCATCTGCGGCCATTTACGGTTCACGAGCCACCAACGGTGTAGTCATCATCACCACCAAGTCCGGAAAAGTGGGACAATCAAGCCTAAATATCCAGACCAATTTTGGCGTCCAGTATCTTCCGAACTTGGATAAGTTAAAAATGGCCGATTCGGACCTGTACCTAGAGGTGCTCAATGAAGCCCGTTATAACTATAACGAGCAAAATGGCTATTCACCTGGAGACGGGAATTTCGTGGATTATATGGAGGACCCCTATCCCGGACTGCCGGATACTGATTGGCTGGACTTGGTGCTGAGGGATGCCTTGGTTTCCAATGTCAACGTCTCCTTTTCCAGTGGGAGTGAGAAAACGAAACTTTACATTTCTGGTGGTTACCTAAACCAAGAAGGGGTACTCAAGACCAATGATTACAAGAAGTACAATGCCAAGATCAATGTGACCCACCAAGCGGTAAATTGGCTGGAAATCGGGACGAATACCAACCTGAGTTTTTCGAGAAACCACCGCGTACCAAATGGTACCTATGGATCATCTATTTTTCTGCGAAGCATGGGACAGCGGCCGTTTGACAGGCCATATAAGCCCAACGGGGAATATTATGTAGGCGGAACCGATGAGTTGGTATACCATAACAACATGCAGATCATCAATGAGCAAAATACGAAATTGGACAATTATAGAATGCTGGGAAATGCCTATGCCGACATCAAGTTCAGTCCTTCGTTTCACCTGAAAAACACCTTTGGTCTTGATGCCATTTATACGGAAGATTACCTGTATTACACTGATGAGCATCCTTATGGGGCAGGGCAGGGGCGTCTACTGGACGAGCGAAGGATGATGACCAATGGACTGATCGAAAACACCCTGTATTTTGACCACACATTTGGGAAGCTTACCGTGAATGCACTGGTGGGGCATTCCTACCAAAAAGTGACCACCAGCACCAACTACATCGATGGTAGGGGATTTCCTTCGCCTTCTTTTGATGTGCTGTCTGTGGCCAGTGAGATTGCCAATGCCACCTCGGGATTTGGAGAAAATGCCCTTGAATCCTATTACAGCCGTGCCAACCTGAGCTGGGAGGACAAGTACCTGCTTTCACTATCCATCCGAGCGGATGGGTCTTCCAAGTTCTCGCCCGAAAAACGCTATGGTTCTTTCCCGTCCATTTCTGCCGGATGGAACGTGTCGGATGAGGACTTCTGGAAATTTTCCCAAACGGACCTAAAGCTGCGCGCAAGTTATGGCGCTACGGGTAATCAAGATGGCATCGGGAGCTATGCCTACCAAGCCCTGATGAGTGGAGGTGCCAATTATGGTGGAAACAGTGGCCTGTCCATTTCCACTTTTGGAAACCCCAACCTTACTTGGGAGACGGCCAATCAGTTTGATGTGGGGATAGATCTGGGACTGTGGAGCGGAAAGGCCAATATTTCGGCTGACTACTTTATTAAAAACACCGAAAACCTGCTGTACAATATGCCCATCCATGCGACCAGTGGATTTAGCAGTGTGACCAGTAATATCGGTTCTATGAGGAATACAGGGTTGGAATTTCTGTTTGATTACAATCAACAATTTGGTGAATTGCAATGGCAGTCCAGCTTTAATATTTCCTTTATCCAAAATGAACTCACCTCGCTGCTGGGTGACGATCCCCTGCTGATCGGCGCCAATAGGACCCTACAGGTGGGAGAAGAAGTGGGCAGTTTTTATATGTACAAAATGCTGGGAATCTTCCAGACAGACGAGGAAGTGCCGGAACAATTGTACGACCAGGGAGTCCGTGCAGGAGATGTGCATTATGAAGATGTCAATGGCGACGGGATCATCAATGTGGACGACCGCCAGATCATCGGTACTTCCAACCCCGACTTTTACGGTGGCTGGTCCAATACGTTCCAGTACAAGAATTTTGACCTCAGTGCCTTCCTGACATTCTCCCAAGGGTCGGAGATCTATGCCACTTGGAGGATTACGACGGATCGATTGGGTAGTGGAAGACAAGGATTTAGAGAGGAGCCTGCCCTAGAGCGATGGACGGGACCAGGTACCAGCAATGAAGTCCCTAGGGCCATACACGGCACTGGATACAATACGTATAACTCTTCCCGGTTTCTCGAAGACGCATCTTTCTTGCGGTTGAGGACCTTGAGTTTGGGTTATTCTTTGCCCCAGTCCATTTTGGATAAGCTTCAGATGAGCAAGCTACGTGTTTTTGTCCAAGGTGAAAACCTGTACCTGTTCAGCAACTATTCAGGACTGGATCCTGAGGTATCCAAAAATTACGATGCCCGCTTTATGGCAGATGACAACATGAACCTGCCCCAGCCCAGAACAATCCGATTGGGGCTCAATGCGGCTTTCTAG
- a CDS encoding phosphodiester glycosidase family protein → MKKYINYYYTFLLATSMVLMAASCKNDDTQPAVLDQELSPITQRLADSTELVSEVFWDTTFTVAPGVEETDIHYLSMKGLTMRMFVVKIDLKEEGVELFPLTPFASSGFGMQPIPEMMEWVDVPGKKVVGGVNADFFNMDTGEPRGVVHLHGEAIKTTPMVGRSFFGVDENGRLVIEHSDDYPEFQDGLYDALGAGDLLIKDYNLVPIPSEDIHPRTAVGITDAEEVYFMVVDGRLFDYSNGLSLSEVAEVFQALGVRDATNLDGGGSSTFVTLHSLEDVFHVRNRPSDGTPRPVANGWAILVNENE, encoded by the coding sequence ATGAAAAAATACATCAATTACTACTATACATTTCTGTTGGCGACCTCTATGGTTTTGATGGCCGCCAGCTGTAAAAACGACGATACCCAGCCGGCAGTGCTGGACCAAGAACTGAGCCCCATCACCCAAAGACTAGCCGACAGTACTGAGTTGGTCAGCGAAGTATTTTGGGACACGACCTTTACGGTGGCTCCTGGGGTGGAGGAGACAGATATCCATTATTTGTCCATGAAGGGACTTACCATGCGGATGTTTGTAGTTAAGATAGACCTGAAAGAGGAGGGCGTTGAACTGTTTCCGCTGACGCCATTTGCGAGTAGTGGTTTTGGAATGCAGCCGATTCCTGAAATGATGGAATGGGTGGATGTGCCCGGAAAGAAAGTCGTGGGCGGTGTCAATGCCGATTTTTTCAATATGGATACCGGAGAGCCCCGTGGTGTAGTCCATCTCCACGGAGAGGCCATCAAGACGACCCCAATGGTAGGGAGGTCCTTCTTTGGCGTGGATGAAAACGGGAGATTGGTGATCGAGCATTCCGATGATTATCCCGAATTCCAGGACGGATTGTACGATGCCTTGGGCGCTGGAGACTTGTTGATCAAGGATTATAATTTGGTGCCTATCCCGAGCGAAGACATCCATCCAAGGACAGCGGTCGGTATTACCGATGCCGAAGAGGTTTATTTTATGGTAGTGGACGGCCGTCTGTTTGATTACTCCAACGGGCTGTCACTATCAGAAGTGGCCGAGGTATTTCAGGCACTGGGTGTACGGGATGCCACAAACCTCGATGGGGGCGGCTCTTCTACTTTTGTGACCTTGCACAGTTTAGAAGATGTATTTCATGTACGTAACCGTCCATCTGATGGGACACCACGTCCTGTGGCAAATGGCTGGGCAATTTTGGTAAACGAAAACGAATAG